One genomic window of Gracilinema caldarium DSM 7334 includes the following:
- a CDS encoding secondary thiamine-phosphate synthase enzyme YjbQ: protein MKSLTKELWFETRKKREFINITPQVADLVRESGVQEGLCLVNAMHITASVFINDDEGGLHQDFDVWLEKLAPHEPVSAYRHNVGEDNADAHMKRQIMGREVVVAITRGELHFGPWEQIFYGEFDGQRRKRVLVKIIGE, encoded by the coding sequence ATGAAATCCCTAACCAAAGAACTCTGGTTCGAGACCAGAAAGAAGCGAGAGTTTATTAACATAACGCCTCAGGTTGCCGATCTTGTTCGGGAATCGGGGGTTCAGGAGGGACTATGTCTGGTAAATGCCATGCATATTACCGCCAGTGTGTTCATCAATGATGATGAGGGAGGGTTGCACCAGGATTTTGATGTGTGGCTTGAAAAGCTGGCTCCCCATGAGCCAGTTTCTGCTTACCGGCACAATGTGGGTGAAGATAATGCGGATGCCCACATGAAACGGCAGATTATGGGCCGGGAGGTTGTGGTAGCCATTACCCGGGGAGAGCTGCATTTTGGTCCTTGGGAACAGATTTTTTATGGTGAGTTTGATGGTCAGCGCCGCAAGCGGGTGCTGGTGAAAATTATCGGCGAGTAG